In a genomic window of Oncorhynchus keta strain PuntledgeMale-10-30-2019 chromosome 28, Oket_V2, whole genome shotgun sequence:
- the LOC118361598 gene encoding uncharacterized protein LOC118361598: MCYLDTASKNITFHKMHLAGWILAVALVFGTSNLKITSAGPLHAQCKVEWYFGIPCRQVYEGLVTQIKHWRTMSSCVMGGQRCLYKLQAASIHFIAAKHTTPFKKTVDDLTFRLVSFEFFTHCHVSAMSVSESWYAIRDHGTNYCNLYNLMEGSGLTDAPGYKEITSDFLCTQRSSADCTVY; encoded by the exons ATGTGTTACTTGGATACTGCTTCAAAAAATATTACTTTTCACAAGATGCATTTGGCAGGGTGGATCCTTGCGGTGGCACTAGTTTTTGGGACCTCAAATCTCAAGATCACATCCGCGGGACCTCTCCATGCACAATGCAAAGTAGAATG GTATTTTGGGATCCCCTGTAGACAGGTCTATGAAGGTCTGGTCACTCAGATCAAGCATTGGAGGACCATGTCCAGCTGTGTGATGGGGGGACAGAGGTGCCTCTACaag CTCCAGGCAGCCTCTATCCACTTCATAGCagccaaacacaccacaccatttAAGAAGACTGTCGATGACCTGACGTTCCGTCTGGTCTCCTTTGAGTTCTTCACCCACTGTCACGTCTCG GCCATGTCTGTCTCAGAGAGCTGGTATGCCATTAGAGATCACGGCACAAACTACTGCAACCTCTATAATCTCATGGAAG GAAGTGGCCTTACAGATGCCCCTGGATACAAGGAGATAACGAGTGACTTCCTGTGTACCCAGCGGTCCTCTGCTGACTGCACTGTATACTGA